Proteins from one Desulfonema limicola genomic window:
- a CDS encoding type II toxin-antitoxin system RelE/ParE family toxin produces the protein MDITFKTKKLKKIFNNSKLLIKEYGEQTADKIQIRMIVLRSANNLDLVPKTPPDRCHQLTNNRKETFAVDLKHPFRLIFKPDMEEIPKLSDGGIDLKEINVIKILGVEDYH, from the coding sequence ATGGATATTACTTTTAAAACTAAAAAACTTAAAAAAATCTTTAACAATTCAAAATTATTGATTAAAGAATATGGTGAACAGACTGCTGATAAAATACAGATAAGAATGATAGTTCTTAGGTCAGCAAATAATTTAGATCTAGTTCCAAAAACTCCACCTGATAGATGCCATCAATTAACAAATAATAGAAAAGAAACATTTGCTGTTGATTTGAAACACCCTTTTAGATTGATTTTTAAACCTGATATGGAGGAAATACCTAAACTGAGTGATGGAGGAATAGATTTAAAGGAAATTAATGTAATCAAAATTTTAGGAGTGGAGGATTATCACTAA
- a CDS encoding DUF2284 domain-containing protein produces the protein MSNNDYLTNIECRKTVLSLEKLINTALESGVSDAAVISAQDIKVQDELAALCTDSRCENYGLSAGCPPFVSGPSGFRKIQKKFNHALVIKIDVPLEILMANQVYEIMKIVHEIAAYVESSAVKMGYTRSKAFAGGSCKKIFCHEYRDCCVISKKDRCRNPESARASMSGFGINVAEMLKTAGWSGTSIVKDGETSTDSMSWVAGMVLVG, from the coding sequence ATGAGCAATAATGATTATTTAACTAATATTGAGTGCAGGAAAACAGTCTTGAGCCTGGAAAAATTGATTAATACAGCTCTGGAATCAGGTGTATCTGATGCTGCGGTGATTTCAGCCCAAGATATAAAGGTGCAGGATGAACTGGCTGCCCTTTGTACAGACTCCAGGTGTGAAAATTATGGATTGTCAGCAGGCTGTCCTCCTTTTGTTTCCGGTCCTTCAGGATTTAGAAAAATCCAGAAAAAATTCAATCACGCACTAGTGATAAAGATTGATGTTCCTCTGGAGATACTGATGGCAAATCAGGTTTATGAAATAATGAAAATTGTTCATGAGATTGCTGCATATGTTGAAAGTTCAGCAGTTAAAATGGGTTACACCAGGTCAAAAGCCTTTGCAGGAGGTTCATGTAAAAAGATTTTCTGCCATGAATATAGAGATTGTTGTGTAATATCAAAAAAAGACAGATGCAGAAATCCAGAATCAGCAAGGGCTTCCATGTCTGGTTTTGGTATAAATGTAGCTGAAATGCTGAAAACAGCCGGATGGTCAGGCACAAGCATTGTCAAGGATGGCGAGACCAGCACAGATTCCATGTCATGGGTTGCAGGCATGGTTCTGGTTGGTTAA
- a CDS encoding response regulator, with translation MNINIEYYSVPEAAKLCGVGRTTMWRWVKTGDIKAFVTPGGHHRILKKDIDPFMIKRKNLEPAKQKMVLLVEDDPFIQKAITKSLQYEKYRLEIANNGFEAGIKISAIKPDLIILDLFMQGVNGFDVCRMIKNNENLRHIKVLAITGFDTPENKENILLDGADGYLSKSAGPKILIENIKQLLNI, from the coding sequence ATGAATATAAATATTGAATATTATAGTGTGCCTGAAGCTGCAAAATTATGCGGTGTCGGCAGAACAACCATGTGGCGCTGGGTTAAAACAGGAGATATAAAAGCTTTTGTTACGCCGGGAGGTCATCACCGGATATTAAAAAAAGATATTGACCCGTTTATGATAAAAAGGAAAAATCTTGAGCCTGCAAAGCAAAAGATGGTTCTTCTGGTTGAAGATGATCCTTTTATACAAAAGGCAATCACCAAGTCTTTACAATATGAAAAATACAGGCTTGAAATTGCAAATAATGGATTTGAAGCAGGAATAAAGATTTCAGCAATAAAACCCGATCTTATTATTCTTGATCTTTTTATGCAGGGCGTTAACGGATTTGACGTATGCAGGATGATAAAAAACAATGAAAATCTCAGGCATATAAAGGTTTTGGCAATAACAGGCTTTGATACGCCTGAAAACAAGGAAAACATACTATTGGACGGGGCTGACGGATATTTATCAAAATCAGCAGGCCCCAAAATACTTATAGAAAATATTAAACAGCTTCTTAATATTTAA
- a CDS encoding ParA family protein, with protein sequence MTRCIVFANRKGGCGKTTSAVNTAHCLAAKGRKVLLIDIDPQAHATISTGKNPGAQSRGIYDLLTGQAGLEETITRTDLKNLSIIPSSPDLTAFEIDFSTCKGSENILSEKILSRAMEFDYLILDPPPTIGLLTVSALVAAQEVYIPMPMHFLAMEGLAEMMRLIYKVNALWNPELRMKGIIPTFFNKNTRLAKEITEDICKNFGKDRLLPGIRMNISLAEAPGYGKTVIEYAPQSSGAKDYMALAEKIDRK encoded by the coding sequence ATGACACGATGTATTGTTTTTGCAAATCGCAAAGGAGGATGCGGGAAAACAACCAGTGCTGTTAATACAGCGCACTGCCTGGCAGCAAAAGGAAGAAAAGTGCTGCTTATTGACATTGACCCCCAGGCTCATGCAACCATTTCAACAGGAAAAAATCCAGGCGCACAATCCCGGGGAATCTATGACCTGCTTACAGGTCAGGCCGGGTTAGAGGAAACAATCACCAGGACAGACCTAAAAAACCTTTCTATTATTCCTTCTTCTCCTGACCTGACTGCCTTTGAAATAGACTTTTCCACATGTAAAGGCAGTGAAAATATTCTTTCTGAAAAAATATTATCCAGGGCAATGGAATTTGATTATTTAATTCTTGACCCTCCGCCAACCATAGGGCTTTTAACAGTATCAGCCCTGGTAGCAGCACAAGAGGTTTATATTCCAATGCCCATGCACTTTCTCGCAATGGAGGGTCTGGCTGAAATGATGAGGCTTATTTACAAGGTTAATGCTTTATGGAATCCAGAGCTGCGCATGAAAGGCATTATTCCAACCTTTTTTAACAAAAACACAAGGCTTGCAAAAGAAATAACAGAAGATATTTGCAAAAATTTTGGAAAAGACAGGCTTTTGCCGGGTATCAGGATGAATATCAGCCTTGCAGAAGCTCCTGGTTACGGCAAGACTGTAATTGAATATGCACCCCAAAGCTCAGGAGCAAAAGACTACATGGCCCTGGCAGAAAAGATTGACAGGAAGTAA
- a CDS encoding tetratricopeptide repeat protein, producing the protein MEDLKEENKGTGLTLKDLLLQKGVKPDLEVLQKRIEELEKEIEILKSKNKDNQETSLLIDKLFNKAVKALKQENPVDAMGFLQAVLVFEPENIKAMNNLAVVYFELGHEKRAVATLNKILEKEPGNKTALKNMAVVLDK; encoded by the coding sequence ATGGAAGACCTGAAAGAAGAAAATAAAGGGACTGGACTTACCTTAAAAGATCTTCTCCTGCAAAAAGGCGTGAAGCCTGATCTTGAAGTTTTACAAAAAAGAATAGAAGAACTTGAAAAAGAGATAGAGATTCTTAAATCAAAAAACAAAGACAATCAGGAAACCAGTCTTTTAATTGATAAACTTTTTAACAAAGCTGTTAAAGCTTTAAAACAGGAAAATCCTGTTGATGCCATGGGATTTCTCCAGGCTGTCCTTGTGTTTGAGCCTGAAAACATAAAAGCCATGAATAACCTGGCAGTGGTATATTTTGAGCTTGGTCATGAAAAAAGGGCTGTTGCAACCCTTAATAAAATTCTTGAAAAAGAACCTGGAAATAAAACAGCCCTGAAAAATATGGCTGTTGTTCTTGACAAATAA
- a CDS encoding Hsp70 family protein, with protein sequence METKKTIIGIDLGTTNSLVSFIKNESPRIIPNPRGGRMTPSVVFFKEDGDVMVGEMAKNRAVLDCDHTISNVKLLMGRDKKFNINGHSHTPASISSLILKNLKEYAQSYLGQEVKDAVITVPAYFDDPQRDDTLKAAEMAELNVLKLLNEPTAAALAFGFSKNEDSNLLVVDFGGGTLDITLMKYKNGVFRVRGVGGSTEIGGNNFDKVIIDHLARGFKNTHDFDLSQDKIAYQQLSIHSEKAKTDLSSTNETRIMIPYITATPKGPVHLNTSLSRPEFENLISPILEKIKSHILQTFEHARLTPQWVDSVILVGGSTRVPAVERLVRNIVEPDSHETSIKIKRNINPDEAVARGAGIMAGIMEQSISNIEFHDITPHDLGVEDDKGNFITILKRGTAYPAEAYHLFTTTRDFQEQVCIHVLQKVGTDNGDLVSLGWFCLEIANPGKKGDSDIDVTFAIDTNGLLNVSAIDINSGKSEEITIKNKSLANKLKKSEEEKSTWQESWQNPDQ encoded by the coding sequence ATGGAAACAAAGAAAACCATTATAGGTATAGATTTAGGTACTACCAATTCCCTGGTTTCATTTATAAAAAATGAAAGCCCCAGGATTATTCCTAATCCCAGGGGAGGCCGAATGACCCCTTCTGTTGTTTTTTTTAAAGAAGACGGGGATGTTATGGTGGGAGAGATGGCAAAAAACCGTGCTGTACTTGATTGCGACCATACTATTTCCAATGTTAAACTGCTGATGGGCAGGGATAAAAAATTTAATATAAACGGTCATTCCCATACACCTGCAAGCATTTCTTCCCTTATCCTGAAAAATCTAAAAGAATATGCCCAGTCATATCTGGGACAAGAGGTTAAAGACGCTGTTATCACCGTACCTGCCTATTTTGACGATCCCCAGAGGGACGATACGCTTAAAGCTGCTGAAATGGCAGAACTGAATGTTCTTAAACTCTTAAACGAACCCACGGCTGCAGCCCTGGCATTTGGTTTCAGCAAAAATGAAGACAGCAATCTCCTGGTTGTTGATTTTGGTGGAGGAACCTTAGATATTACGCTTATGAAATATAAAAATGGAGTTTTCAGGGTCCGCGGTGTTGGAGGTTCAACTGAAATAGGCGGAAATAATTTTGATAAAGTCATTATAGATCACCTTGCCAGAGGTTTTAAAAATACCCATGATTTTGATCTGAGCCAGGATAAAATTGCATATCAGCAATTATCAATCCACAGTGAAAAAGCTAAAACAGATCTCTCATCAACAAATGAAACCAGGATAATGATTCCTTATATCACTGCAACCCCAAAAGGACCTGTTCATCTAAATACTTCTCTTTCCAGACCTGAATTTGAAAACCTGATTTCCCCGATCCTTGAAAAAATCAAGTCCCATATTTTGCAGACCTTTGAACATGCCCGCCTTACACCCCAATGGGTAGATTCAGTCATCCTTGTAGGAGGCAGCACCCGTGTCCCGGCAGTGGAAAGACTGGTAAGAAATATAGTTGAGCCTGACAGTCATGAAACAAGCATAAAGATAAAGCGGAACATCAATCCTGATGAAGCTGTGGCACGGGGAGCAGGCATTATGGCAGGTATTATGGAACAAAGCATCAGCAATATAGAATTCCATGATATTACTCCCCATGATCTCGGGGTAGAAGATGATAAGGGAAATTTTATAACAATATTGAAAAGAGGAACTGCATATCCTGCTGAGGCATATCACCTGTTTACCACTACAAGAGATTTCCAGGAACAAGTCTGTATTCATGTACTTCAAAAAGTGGGTACAGATAATGGAGACCTGGTTTCCCTGGGCTGGTTCTGCCTTGAAATTGCCAATCCAGGTAAAAAAGGAGATTCAGATATAGATGTAACATTTGCAATAGATACCAACGGCCTGCTCAATGTTTCGGCCATTGATATAAACAGCGGTAAATCAGAAGAAATTACCATTAAAAATAAAAGCTTGGCTAATAAATTAAAAAAATCAGAAGAGGAGAAATCAACATGGCAAGAAAGCTGGCAAAACCCGGATCAATAA
- a CDS encoding methyl-accepting chemotaxis protein, translating to MARKLAKPGSIKTGSMKPGSMKTGITTKTEVTEDMAKKREEARKMAKEKARARTLARQQAIAEKLAAAVQEMTSSLEEATSASEELGKTMETVAATSEQASAGAEESRAAINQIAKSAESAYEQAKYTLEKGQGLQKLLQGVAKDIEALIRGVEDSSKSNMESTKLIRELEKNSDQIGEIVGAVVRIADQTNLLALNAAIEAARAGEHGRGFAVVADEVRNLAEISEESARGIRNVVDEIQTQVQKVVDDIEETTKNAREEVENARIINEDISNIQKEMLIVVESSEIIAKNSGDLKEGTDEYLRGAEDIASNAEEQSSAAEEASKAVAEQNKAFNEMQTASEDLAELTDTLKTATDSTKSAEEVAAASEQLSANVEEATASARQIMTALEQISKGADNQAKAAEENRLLGERIETSLSETAERAKDSKEKIEALKKLVLKNKTNVDTFIGNIGKSAEDSRKSVENVRLLDDRTNNINKIVDQIVNVALQTNMLAVNGSIEAARAGEFGRGFSVVAGDIRTLASDSSENADKIKDMVRTMQAQIAIVANDIERTGKIASQEVLNAKKTTDNLDIIEVEMNTIQTGIQDVTAGVIESLNALEQANKAVIEIANAAEESSKVADEASRAAEDGSKGMELIAEAIEDIAGMADEMQNMGG from the coding sequence ATGGCAAGAAAGCTGGCAAAACCCGGATCAATAAAAACTGGATCTATGAAACCAGGGTCTATGAAAACTGGAATTACCACCAAAACAGAAGTAACTGAAGATATGGCAAAAAAACGTGAGGAAGCCCGTAAAATGGCTAAGGAAAAAGCAAGAGCCAGGACCCTTGCAAGACAGCAGGCCATTGCTGAAAAGCTTGCTGCTGCAGTCCAGGAAATGACATCCTCTCTTGAAGAAGCTACCAGTGCTTCAGAAGAACTCGGCAAAACAATGGAAACCGTTGCAGCCACTTCAGAACAGGCTTCTGCCGGTGCTGAAGAATCCCGTGCTGCCATTAACCAGATAGCAAAATCAGCAGAATCTGCTTATGAACAGGCAAAATATACACTGGAAAAAGGCCAGGGACTGCAAAAACTGCTGCAAGGGGTTGCAAAAGATATTGAAGCATTGATTCGGGGGGTTGAAGATTCTTCCAAGTCTAATATGGAGTCAACCAAATTGATCCGTGAGCTTGAAAAAAATTCTGACCAGATCGGCGAAATTGTAGGGGCAGTAGTGCGCATTGCGGATCAAACCAACCTTCTTGCCCTTAACGCAGCTATTGAGGCTGCCCGGGCAGGAGAGCATGGACGGGGTTTTGCAGTTGTTGCAGATGAAGTTAGAAACCTTGCAGAAATCTCCGAAGAAAGCGCACGGGGAATAAGAAATGTTGTTGACGAGATACAGACCCAGGTTCAAAAGGTGGTGGACGATATTGAGGAAACCACCAAAAATGCCAGGGAAGAAGTTGAAAATGCCAGGATTATTAACGAAGATATTTCCAATATTCAAAAAGAAATGCTTATTGTTGTAGAAAGCTCTGAGATCATAGCAAAAAATTCAGGAGACCTGAAAGAAGGAACTGATGAATATCTAAGAGGTGCAGAGGATATTGCAAGCAATGCTGAAGAACAGAGCAGTGCAGCAGAAGAAGCCAGCAAGGCCGTTGCAGAACAAAACAAGGCATTTAATGAAATGCAGACAGCATCCGAAGATCTGGCAGAACTCACAGATACCCTTAAAACAGCTACTGACAGCACAAAATCAGCAGAAGAGGTAGCAGCAGCATCAGAGCAGTTGTCTGCTAATGTTGAAGAAGCCACAGCATCTGCCAGGCAGATAATGACAGCACTGGAGCAGATATCCAAAGGAGCTGATAACCAGGCTAAAGCTGCAGAAGAAAACAGGCTGCTTGGAGAACGCATTGAGACATCTTTATCAGAAACAGCAGAACGGGCCAAAGATTCAAAAGAAAAAATTGAAGCACTTAAAAAACTGGTACTAAAAAACAAGACCAATGTAGATACCTTTATAGGCAATATAGGAAAATCTGCCGAAGATTCGAGAAAATCAGTTGAAAATGTAAGACTGCTTGACGACCGCACCAATAATATCAACAAGATTGTTGATCAGATAGTCAATGTTGCCCTTCAAACCAACATGCTTGCTGTAAACGGTTCCATAGAAGCTGCCCGTGCCGGAGAGTTCGGCAGGGGTTTTTCCGTGGTAGCAGGCGATATCAGGACCCTTGCCAGCGATTCCTCTGAAAATGCAGATAAAATCAAGGACATGGTCAGAACCATGCAGGCTCAAATAGCCATAGTTGCAAATGACATTGAAAGAACAGGCAAGATTGCGTCCCAGGAAGTATTAAATGCAAAGAAAACAACAGATAACCTGGACATAATTGAAGTAGAAATGAATACAATTCAAACAGGGATTCAGGATGTTACTGCTGGTGTAATTGAATCCCTTAACGCTCTGGAACAGGCTAATAAAGCTGTTATAGAAATTGCCAATGCAGCAGAAGAATCCAGCAAGGTTGCAGATGAGGCTTCCAGAGCTGCTGAAGACGGCAGCAAAGGCATGGAACTCATTGCAGAAGCTATTGAGGATATTGCAGGCATGGCCGATGAAATGCAGAATATGGGAGGCTGA
- a CDS encoding chemotaxis protein CheW yields MAQTDQEQKQAVPDDVPDIINDNVLETDEGQVVVFRLADEEFGVDIHNVKEIVRLPDITPIPRSPEYVAGICNLRGNVLPVIDTRTRFSMEPEETTDHTRLLVVESGGIQTSLIVDSVREVMRMHHAHKEPPPPVCRGIDREFLSSVIKVDGGQRLILMLNLGEVFFMETETGAIEAKTGELNTETSSVLKDHDIEEEQLVSFKLAGDVYAFNISRVREILKITNVTAVPNVPDYVKGLFTIRNHLMPIVDLRGLLGMPAIILEYLEMVDKGIEEDRNWVENLRHVVDAGSYFTGIRDSRETYFGQWVESYRSTSVDIEGIIKQLKKHRAKLFSLGLQVIETSKTNKAAALSMMNEKLLPLMEIVSGVLHQFKNILEKHISEDQRALVVEAGTMSIGFLVDWVDEVIRIPRSVIDDTPALAASERKELKAVAKLNQGERLIMIMDETALISDETSRVLKKIKKDTDLDMSLDKQGKTLAQQSMDEVQLVTFTINQEEYGIRIMQVQEINRATEITSVPRAPDFVDGMTNLRGNVIPVINIRSLFGLEDKEVDDRTRVIIVDIGGHKTGLRVDIVNEVLRLSKHDIEITPGIVTSGGANNYMEGVCKIGSGKRMVILLNMEKILDEKELNALNSITDDSARKQQGSKPRPSLKNAPEKKKIALPKTMEKKEGKKKKMEIDE; encoded by the coding sequence ATGGCTCAAACAGATCAAGAACAAAAGCAGGCAGTCCCTGATGATGTCCCGGATATTATAAATGATAATGTCCTGGAAACAGATGAGGGCCAGGTTGTTGTGTTTCGGCTGGCTGATGAAGAATTCGGGGTTGATATACATAATGTAAAAGAGATAGTACGCCTGCCTGACATTACCCCGATTCCCAGGAGTCCTGAATATGTTGCAGGAATCTGCAACCTGCGCGGGAATGTACTCCCGGTTATAGATACACGAACCAGGTTTTCAATGGAACCAGAGGAAACCACAGATCACACCAGACTGCTGGTAGTAGAATCAGGAGGCATACAGACCAGCCTTATTGTTGACAGTGTTCGGGAAGTCATGCGCATGCACCATGCACACAAAGAACCCCCTCCCCCGGTATGCAGGGGAATAGACAGGGAATTTTTGAGCAGTGTAATAAAGGTGGATGGAGGCCAGCGGCTTATCCTCATGCTCAATCTTGGCGAGGTTTTTTTTATGGAAACCGAAACAGGAGCAATTGAGGCAAAAACAGGGGAATTAAATACAGAAACATCCTCTGTTTTAAAAGACCATGATATTGAAGAAGAACAGCTTGTTTCCTTTAAACTGGCAGGCGATGTTTATGCTTTTAACATTTCCAGAGTCAGGGAAATTCTTAAAATTACAAATGTAACAGCAGTTCCCAATGTACCAGATTATGTTAAAGGACTTTTTACAATCAGAAACCACCTGATGCCCATTGTTGATTTAAGAGGTTTGCTGGGTATGCCTGCCATAATCCTGGAATATCTTGAAATGGTTGATAAAGGTATTGAGGAGGACCGGAACTGGGTAGAAAATCTAAGACATGTTGTGGATGCAGGCTCATACTTTACAGGGATAAGGGATTCCAGAGAAACCTATTTTGGACAATGGGTTGAATCATACAGAAGTACCAGTGTTGATATTGAAGGAATTATCAAACAGCTCAAAAAACACAGGGCCAAACTTTTTTCTTTAGGACTGCAGGTTATTGAAACCAGCAAAACCAATAAAGCTGCAGCCCTTTCCATGATGAATGAAAAACTCCTTCCCCTTATGGAGATTGTTTCAGGGGTATTACACCAGTTTAAAAATATCCTGGAAAAGCATATATCCGAAGATCAGCGGGCTTTGGTAGTAGAAGCGGGCACCATGAGCATAGGTTTTCTTGTGGACTGGGTAGATGAGGTTATAAGAATTCCCCGTTCAGTTATTGACGATACCCCTGCGCTGGCAGCATCAGAACGAAAAGAACTGAAAGCAGTTGCCAAACTCAACCAGGGAGAACGGCTTATCATGATAATGGACGAAACAGCCCTTATTTCTGATGAAACATCCAGGGTACTTAAAAAGATAAAAAAGGACACAGATCTGGATATGAGTTTAGATAAACAGGGTAAAACACTTGCCCAGCAGAGCATGGATGAGGTACAGCTTGTAACCTTTACCATAAATCAGGAAGAATACGGTATCAGGATCATGCAGGTACAGGAGATTAACCGGGCTACTGAGATTACAAGCGTACCCCGCGCCCCTGACTTTGTTGACGGAATGACCAACCTCAGGGGCAATGTGATTCCGGTTATCAATATCCGCAGTCTCTTCGGCCTTGAAGACAAGGAAGTTGATGATCGTACCAGGGTTATTATTGTTGACATTGGAGGACATAAAACCGGACTCAGGGTTGACATTGTCAACGAAGTTCTCCGCCTTTCCAAGCATGACATTGAAATCACCCCTGGTATAGTTACTTCCGGGGGAGCCAATAATTATATGGAAGGGGTCTGCAAGATTGGCAGCGGCAAACGCATGGTAATCCTGCTGAACATGGAAAAAATTCTGGATGAAAAAGAGCTTAATGCCTTAAATTCCATAACAGATGATTCAGCCCGGAAACAACAGGGATCAAAACCGCGTCCATCCCTGAAAAATGCCCCTGAAAAAAAGAAAATAGCTCTTCCCAAAACCATGGAAAAAAAAGAGGGGAAAAAGAAAAAAATGGAAATTGACGAATAA